The following proteins come from a genomic window of Actinomycetota bacterium:
- a CDS encoding nucleotidyltransferase domain-containing protein, translating to MPVRSLSSSVLRWPDGATVDAAVRRWADSVVERHRDVVGVGYFGSYARGDSGVGSDVDLIILVKDADQPFERRATRFDTTDLPVPAELVVYTTDEWAKLTSGPGFARTVAGEVIWIGGDEQYRGQPPNR from the coding sequence ATGCCCGTGCGATCGCTGAGTTCGTCCGTTCTCAGATGGCCTGACGGCGCCACCGTCGATGCGGCGGTCCGGCGGTGGGCCGACAGCGTCGTCGAGAGGCATCGCGACGTCGTCGGGGTGGGGTACTTCGGTTCGTACGCCCGCGGCGACTCGGGTGTGGGAAGTGACGTGGACCTGATCATCCTCGTCAAGGACGCCGACCAGCCGTTCGAGCGGCGCGCCACGCGCTTCGACACAACGGACCTGCCGGTGCCCGCCGAACTGGTCGTCTACACCACCGACGAGTGGGCCAAGCTGACCAGCGGCCCGGGGTTCGCCCGGACCGTCGCCGGCGAGGTGATCTGGATCGGCGGTGACGAGCAATACCGAGGGCAGCCCCCGAACCGCTGA
- a CDS encoding YIP1 family protein, whose translation MSDTSNEDRRGTSDVDQNASGVDQQTGDSRVDEQADVADAGLLETVVSVLTEPVPTLRRLTANPNVGWAVIVVAVVGLLSWMSTVAGFGAGPAQMQGAQPNLAQMRGPLLAAGVVAGPVFGIIGLAIGTAILHGVSLLLGGEGSFRGLFTGLGFAYVPSAFGVFGQLLPLVLGMAGALLGVIVNLGISIWAIALAVIAVRENNRFSTGRAIAVVLIPAAVAIVLFIVLMAVVFAALAGGGGFRP comes from the coding sequence ATGAGCGACACGAGCAACGAGGATCGCCGCGGCACGTCGGATGTCGACCAGAACGCCAGCGGTGTCGACCAGCAGACCGGCGACTCGCGCGTCGACGAGCAGGCCGACGTGGCCGACGCCGGACTGCTCGAGACGGTGGTGTCGGTCCTGACGGAGCCGGTGCCGACCCTGCGCCGGTTGACCGCGAACCCCAACGTCGGGTGGGCTGTGATCGTCGTGGCCGTCGTGGGGCTGCTGTCGTGGATGTCGACGGTCGCCGGGTTCGGGGCCGGCCCCGCGCAGATGCAGGGGGCGCAGCCCAACCTGGCGCAGATGCGCGGGCCGCTTTTGGCGGCGGGGGTCGTCGCCGGACCGGTGTTCGGGATCATCGGCTTGGCCATCGGCACGGCGATCCTCCACGGCGTCAGCCTGCTGCTCGGCGGCGAGGGTTCCTTCCGCGGGCTGTTCACCGGGCTGGGGTTCGCCTACGTCCCCTCGGCCTTCGGGGTCTTCGGCCAGCTGCTGCCCCTGGTGCTCGGGATGGCCGGGGCGCTGCTCGGCGTCATCGTCAACCTCGGCATCAGCATCTGGGCGATCGCGCTGGCGGTGATCGCGGTCCGCGAGAACAACCGGTTCTCGACCGGGCGGGCGATCGCGGTGGTGCTGATCCCGGCTGCCGTCGCGATCGTGCTGTTCATCGTGTTGATGGCGGTGGTGTTCGCCGCGCTGGCTGGCGGCGGCGGGTTCCGCCCCTAG
- the sppA gene encoding signal peptide peptidase SppA yields MSRKRVAGIVLIVLVLAAVVAVAVVPTGGGRGRTGDAVAVVHLAGPIQDSVGSPLGGAAISPMLVRERLETAERHGGVRAVVLRLDTPGGTAAASQEVAALIAEFPLPVVVSMGDVAASGGYYAAASADRIVAKPATMTGSIGVIMTILDVQELLDKLGVEVEAVTAGEHKDMLLPGRMTPERRAILQSMADQLYDQFVTAVADGRDLSQQRVRALATGQPYTGQEALELGLVDVLGGLDEAVQEAEDLAGIEDAHVIDLRPSLFEQLFGGPQFGAVQQLLRRGVEGDEIGALRSLLDTVVAPRYGAP; encoded by the coding sequence ATGTCGCGCAAGCGCGTCGCAGGGATCGTCCTGATCGTCCTGGTGCTCGCGGCCGTGGTGGCGGTGGCGGTCGTCCCCACCGGCGGTGGTCGCGGTCGGACAGGCGACGCGGTGGCGGTCGTGCACCTGGCCGGTCCGATCCAGGACAGCGTCGGTTCTCCCCTGGGTGGCGCCGCGATCTCCCCCATGCTGGTCCGTGAGCGCCTGGAGACCGCCGAGCGCCATGGCGGCGTGCGGGCGGTCGTCCTCCGGCTGGATACGCCGGGCGGCACGGCGGCCGCCTCACAGGAGGTCGCCGCTCTGATCGCGGAGTTCCCGTTGCCGGTCGTCGTGTCGATGGGAGACGTTGCCGCGTCCGGCGGGTACTACGCCGCGGCCAGCGCTGACCGCATCGTCGCCAAACCGGCGACCATGACCGGGAGCATCGGCGTGATCATGACGATCCTCGACGTCCAGGAGTTGCTGGACAAGCTCGGGGTCGAGGTCGAAGCCGTGACCGCCGGAGAGCACAAGGACATGCTGCTGCCGGGGCGGATGACCCCCGAACGTCGCGCGATCCTGCAGAGCATGGCCGACCAGCTGTACGACCAGTTCGTGACGGCGGTCGCGGACGGCCGCGACCTGTCACAGCAGCGGGTGCGGGCACTGGCCACCGGGCAGCCGTACACCGGTCAGGAGGCGCTCGAGCTGGGACTGGTCGACGTGCTCGGCGGCCTGGACGAGGCGGTGCAGGAGGCCGAGGACCTGGCCGGGATCGAGGACGCCCACGTGATCGACCTCCGCCCGTCGCTGTTCGAGCAGCTGTTCGGTGGCCCACAGTTCGGGGCGGTGCAGCAGCTGCTACGCCGAGGGGTCGAGGGCGACGAGATCGGCGCGCTGCGCTCCCTGCTCGATACGGTCGTGGCCCCGCGATACGGAGCTCCGTGA
- a CDS encoding ATP-binding protein, with protein MALSRDDNPYMPGFGIVPPALAGREPEFADLEAALRRVRRGIYEQPRLLSGDRGMGKTAVLAELVVEARANGVWAVDVEATRTGDALVPLLRDLRRVLVDHDRDRRIGEYVDRALAVLAAFGIKHGTFELAVEVEPAAGRGGSGDLATDLGDVLEAVGETAAQAQTAVLLTVDEIHAMPAGQMGPLFAALQRSARHEREPGSHLPVLTVVAGLPHSLGVLRAASSTYAERLRRHDLDLLGDGPVVEALTVPAEERGVRFTPEALGTLVAAIGGYPYFVQLMGYEAWNAAADRGARSVIRDDAAAAGVAAGRRAAAGIYSSRLAEVPDAERRYLDAVADLEPAARRSTQVAERLGGTAEQWGWARRRLIERGLLRPDGYGRVAFALPGLEGFLRDRPRD; from the coding sequence GTGGCCCTCAGCCGCGACGACAACCCGTACATGCCGGGCTTCGGGATCGTGCCGCCGGCTCTGGCGGGACGCGAACCGGAGTTCGCCGACCTCGAGGCGGCCCTGCGCCGGGTGCGCCGCGGCATCTACGAGCAGCCACGGCTGTTGTCGGGCGACCGTGGCATGGGCAAGACGGCCGTGCTGGCGGAGCTGGTCGTCGAGGCGCGTGCGAACGGTGTCTGGGCGGTTGACGTCGAAGCGACCCGGACGGGTGACGCGCTGGTCCCGCTCCTGCGCGACCTGCGCCGCGTCCTCGTGGACCACGACCGCGACCGCCGCATCGGCGAGTACGTCGACCGGGCGCTGGCGGTGTTGGCGGCCTTCGGCATCAAACACGGCACCTTCGAGCTCGCCGTGGAGGTCGAACCGGCGGCCGGACGCGGCGGTTCGGGCGACCTCGCAACCGACCTGGGTGACGTCCTCGAGGCGGTGGGCGAGACGGCAGCCCAGGCGCAGACGGCCGTGCTGCTCACCGTCGACGAGATCCACGCCATGCCGGCCGGGCAGATGGGTCCGCTGTTCGCGGCGCTGCAGCGCAGCGCCCGCCACGAGCGCGAACCCGGTTCCCACCTTCCCGTGCTGACGGTGGTGGCGGGCCTGCCGCACTCGTTGGGGGTGCTGCGGGCCGCATCGTCGACGTACGCCGAACGGCTCCGCCGGCACGACCTGGACCTCTTGGGCGACGGTCCGGTCGTCGAGGCGCTGACGGTGCCCGCTGAGGAACGCGGCGTGCGGTTCACGCCCGAGGCGCTGGGCACGCTCGTGGCTGCGATCGGTGGCTACCCCTACTTCGTGCAGCTGATGGGCTACGAGGCCTGGAACGCCGCCGCTGACCGGGGGGCACGCAGCGTCATCCGTGACGACGCCGCGGCAGCCGGTGTGGCTGCGGGGCGGCGTGCGGCCGCGGGCATCTACTCGTCACGGCTGGCTGAGGTGCCAGACGCCGAGCGCCGATACCTGGACGCGGTCGCCGACCTCGAACCAGCGGCCCGCCGGTCGACGCAGGTCGCCGAGCGGCTGGGTGGCACCGCGGAGCAGTGGGGTTGGGCGCGCCGGCGCCTGATCGAGCGTGGCCTGCTCCGACCCGACGGGTACGGCCGGGTCGCCTTCGCGCTGCCCGGACTGGAGGGTTTCCTCCGCGACCGGCCGAGGGACTGA
- a CDS encoding cystathionine beta-synthase, translating into MEDTPLERPADVVDPTDRSLYVDTAGAGYDPLSGPRRHRDSLGREVAPDLVALIGDTPLVALDRLARDVAPTVLAKLEFLNPGGSVKDRIGIAMIEAAEAGGLLKPGGTIVEPTSGNTGVGLAIAAAHRGYRCIFVMPDKMSQEKISLLRAYGAEVVVCPTAVEPDDPRSYYSVSDRIARETPGAFKTNQYFNQANPVAHELSTGPELWRQTNGLINVFVAGIGTGGTITGVGRYLKQRKPDVHVVGADPEGSVYTGEAHPYLVEGIGEDFWPETFDAGVVDRYVRVSDRDSFLMARRCTREEGVLVGGSGGTALVAALDVAHEREPDDTVVVLLPDSGRNYLSKLYDDHWMAEHGFLDREGGRVSVGEVVRSKPDDLPTLIHCHPYETVAQAIALLKEFGVSQIPVFREGEHEPTVAGVIGSIRENAVLDAVLQDARVMQKPVIEVLQPPLPVVEVDAPLDDVFSDLAAGSPAVVVIDDERPIGVLTRADLLSFLATQR; encoded by the coding sequence ATGGAAGACACGCCCCTCGAACGGCCGGCGGACGTGGTCGATCCCACCGACCGGTCCCTGTACGTCGACACGGCCGGGGCCGGGTACGACCCGCTGTCCGGCCCACGCAGGCACAGGGACAGCTTGGGCCGCGAGGTCGCCCCCGACCTGGTCGCCCTCATCGGCGACACGCCTCTGGTCGCCCTAGACCGGCTTGCGCGTGACGTGGCACCCACCGTCCTGGCCAAGCTGGAGTTCCTCAACCCCGGCGGGTCGGTGAAGGACCGCATCGGCATCGCGATGATCGAGGCGGCCGAGGCCGGCGGTCTGCTCAAGCCCGGAGGGACGATCGTGGAGCCGACGTCGGGGAACACCGGTGTGGGGCTGGCGATCGCCGCAGCGCACCGGGGGTACCGCTGCATCTTCGTGATGCCCGACAAGATGTCGCAGGAGAAGATCAGCCTGCTCCGTGCCTACGGTGCCGAGGTCGTGGTCTGCCCGACCGCGGTCGAGCCCGACGACCCACGGTCCTACTACTCCGTGTCCGACCGCATCGCCCGGGAGACCCCGGGCGCGTTCAAGACCAACCAGTACTTCAACCAGGCCAACCCGGTCGCGCACGAGCTGTCGACCGGTCCGGAGCTGTGGCGCCAGACCAACGGCCTGATCAACGTGTTCGTCGCCGGGATCGGGACGGGTGGGACGATCACCGGCGTGGGGCGCTACCTCAAGCAGCGCAAACCCGACGTGCACGTGGTCGGTGCCGACCCGGAAGGGTCGGTCTACACCGGCGAGGCGCACCCGTACCTGGTCGAGGGCATCGGCGAGGACTTCTGGCCCGAGACGTTCGACGCGGGTGTGGTCGACCGGTACGTGCGGGTCTCCGACCGCGATTCGTTCCTCATGGCGCGCCGCTGCACCCGCGAGGAGGGCGTCCTGGTCGGTGGGTCGGGGGGGACCGCGCTGGTCGCGGCGCTGGACGTCGCGCACGAACGCGAACCCGACGACACGGTGGTGGTGCTCCTGCCCGACTCGGGTCGCAACTACCTCTCCAAGCTGTACGACGACCACTGGATGGCCGAGCACGGCTTCCTGGACCGCGAGGGCGGCCGGGTCTCGGTCGGGGAGGTGGTGCGGTCCAAGCCCGATGACCTCCCGACGCTGATCCACTGCCACCCCTACGAGACGGTGGCGCAGGCCATCGCGCTGTTGAAGGAGTTCGGCGTGAGCCAGATACCGGTGTTCCGCGAAGGAGAGCACGAACCGACGGTCGCCGGCGTCATCGGCTCGATCCGCGAGAACGCCGTCCTCGACGCGGTCCTGCAGGACGCGCGTGTGATGCAGAAACCGGTGATCGAGGTGTTGCAACCCCCCCTACCGGTGGTCGAGGTCGACGCCCCGCTGGATGACGTGTTCAGCGATCTGGCGGCCGGCAGCCCTGCCGTGGTCGTGATCGATGACGAGCGGCCGATCGGGGTGCTCACCCGTGCGGATCTGCTGTCGTTCCTGGCCACCCAGCGCTGA
- a CDS encoding hemerythrin domain-containing protein: MDALDFIQQDHDRFRALLDRYEEIDPDDHATKREVIDELIAAVVRHSAMEEEAFYPVVMRDVPHVEEDIREEIEEHHVIEVVMAELDGLDATHEQFDAKVEVLAENLLHHLYEEEDELFPRVRSAFDDDALARLLDGLRTAKERAPSRPDPDRVGG; encoded by the coding sequence ATGGACGCACTCGACTTCATCCAGCAGGACCACGATCGTTTCCGGGCGCTGCTGGACCGCTACGAGGAGATCGACCCCGATGACCACGCCACCAAGCGAGAGGTGATCGACGAGCTGATCGCCGCGGTGGTGCGGCACTCAGCCATGGAGGAGGAGGCCTTCTACCCCGTGGTGATGCGCGACGTCCCACATGTCGAGGAGGACATCCGCGAGGAGATCGAGGAGCACCACGTCATCGAGGTCGTGATGGCGGAGCTCGACGGCCTCGACGCGACGCACGAGCAGTTCGACGCCAAGGTCGAGGTCCTCGCCGAGAACCTCCTGCACCACCTGTACGAGGAGGAAGACGAGCTGTTCCCGCGGGTCCGCTCCGCGTTCGACGACGACGCCCTCGCGCGGCTCCTCGACGGCTTGCGGACGGCCAAGGAACGAGCGCCTTCGCGGCCCGATCCTGACCGGGTCGGCGGCTGA
- a CDS encoding cystathionine gamma-synthase, translating into MHFETCAIHVGQQPEPTTGAVIVPIFQTSTFAQDAVGEHRGYDYARTGNPTRTALQDCLASLEGTERCVAFASGMAATDAVLRRLDPGDHLILTDDVYGGTWRLVAQVLARTGVAYTAVDITDLDAVAAAFTDRTRLVWAETPSNPLLNVCDVAALADLAHRHGAQLIVDNTFATPFLQRPAELGADVVVHSTTKYIGGHSDVVGGAVCTDAHTAGEIAFLQNAAGAVPGPFDCFLALRGVKTLALRMERHCANARVIADVLAAHPNVRHTYYPGLPSHPGHEVAARQMRDFGGMISFQVHGGADEARRIARSTRLFFLAESLGGVESLIEHPGVMTHASVAGSPLEVPDDLLRLSVGIEHVDDLCADLEEALG; encoded by the coding sequence ATGCACTTCGAGACCTGCGCCATCCACGTCGGCCAGCAACCCGAGCCGACCACCGGGGCGGTGATCGTCCCGATCTTCCAGACGTCCACGTTCGCGCAGGACGCCGTGGGAGAGCACCGCGGGTACGACTACGCCCGCACGGGCAACCCCACGCGGACGGCCCTGCAGGACTGCCTGGCCAGCCTGGAAGGCACCGAACGCTGTGTGGCGTTCGCCTCGGGGATGGCAGCGACCGACGCGGTGCTGCGGCGACTAGATCCCGGCGACCACCTGATCCTCACCGACGACGTGTACGGCGGGACCTGGCGGCTGGTCGCACAGGTCCTGGCGCGAACCGGTGTCGCCTACACCGCCGTCGATATCACCGACCTCGATGCGGTGGCCGCCGCGTTCACCGACCGCACGCGCCTGGTGTGGGCCGAGACCCCCTCCAACCCCCTGCTGAACGTCTGCGACGTCGCCGCGCTGGCCGACCTCGCCCACCGCCACGGCGCGCAGCTCATCGTCGACAACACGTTCGCGACGCCCTTCCTGCAGCGCCCCGCGGAGCTCGGGGCGGACGTGGTGGTGCACTCGACGACCAAGTACATCGGAGGACACTCCGACGTGGTGGGCGGGGCCGTGTGCACCGATGCCCACACCGCCGGCGAGATCGCCTTCCTGCAGAACGCGGCCGGGGCCGTGCCCGGTCCGTTCGACTGCTTCCTCGCCCTACGAGGGGTGAAGACGCTCGCGCTGCGCATGGAACGCCACTGCGCCAACGCCCGGGTGATCGCCGACGTCCTCGCCGCTCACCCCAACGTGCGGCACACCTACTACCCGGGCCTCCCGAGCCACCCGGGTCACGAGGTTGCGGCCCGCCAGATGCGCGACTTCGGTGGGATGATCTCGTTCCAGGTCCACGGCGGCGCGGACGAGGCCAGGCGGATCGCCCGCTCGACCCGGCTGTTCTTCCTCGCGGAGTCCCTCGGAGGCGTCGAGAGCCTGATCGAACATCCCGGCGTGATGACGCACGCGTCGGTTGCCGGCTCGCCGCTGGAGGTCCCCGACGACCTGCTGCGACTATCGGTGGGGATCGAACACGTCGACGACCTGTGCGCCGACCTCGAGGAGGCGCTGGGCTGA